The proteins below are encoded in one region of Scomber japonicus isolate fScoJap1 chromosome 24, fScoJap1.pri, whole genome shotgun sequence:
- the zgc:65895 gene encoding TSC22 domain family protein 1 isoform X2: MNSQCYTVAMDLGVCQLRNFSISFLSSVLGKESASVRVDSSSSGASVVAIDNKIEQAMDLVKSHLMYAVREEVEVLKEQIKELMERNTQLEQENNLLKNLASPEQMAQFQAQVQTGGSPTGNSQPPVPGSVGTTQALPPTQNSGTSA; the protein is encoded by the exons ATGAATTCCCAGTGTTACACAGTGGCGATGGACCTTGGCGTTTGTCAACTGAGGAATTTCTCGATATCGTTTCTGTCCTCTGTGCTCGGGAAGGAGAGTGCATCAGTCAGGGTCGACAGTAG cTCCTCTGGTGCAAGTGTGGTGGCCATTGATAACAAGATTGAGCAAGCAATG GACCTGGTGAAGAGTCACCTCATGTACGCCGTGCgcgaggaggtggaggtgttgAAAGAGCAGATCAAAGAGCTGATGGAGCGCAACACTCAACTGGAGCAGGAGAACAACCTGCTCAAGAACCTGGCCAGCCCTGAGCAGATGGCTCAGTTCCAGGCTCAGGTCCAGACCGGCGGCTCCCCAACCGGCAACTCCCAGCCTCCGGTCCCGGGCTCGGTGGGAACAACACAAGCCCTCCCCCCTACACAGAACTCCGGCACATCAGCGTAA
- the zgc:65895 gene encoding TSC22 domain family protein 1 isoform X1 — MHHQDFPGDPPGTGTRKPAFHYRRGSSGASASSSAAGGGGGGGANVVDDTSTQAGSSSPGLHHHQQQQHQAQSQVSGAQVKKKSGFQITSVTSAQINVSGNNSLADDTESYDDMDESHTEDLSSSEMLDVSVSRATDTGLPERSSSDETLNSLHGVDTPGIVSPNEPIHPHSIPHGSQQHASMVNGTVHQYFSQQHSQPHHHHSDSLGGGEPPLPALPVAPLASSSPAMASKAGTSQSTQSPANVGGAATDLQGGVNISNVSAVPAFPPSGPPGFDNTSVSGQVAPAGTGQPAAAAPSTQPQHTQTQTATGSRFRVVKLDTNSEPFRKGRWTCTEFYEKEVPPATTSEAPKVAEVAAETEAGNTGISPGPPAVQPPHTLQPYQLPSQDFTSPQAMQSPPQALAQTTPLTYVSPQEVVGGAHVQKPVAPVTVPPVTPQVTAQAGVNQPLPVMPQQLPYVGQPQGGYPAPQLHTGVVAQGSIRQPDFIQPTAPFQTQVQPPLPHVTTGIAIPPGPGVTAQPPLQGQVVPSALTFPQQTLPAQPQQHHPQPQAQPPSTAPVPGPPSHTTPYMPLTALQADLQPILTPGATLTQGVGMSSLKTSHLEDAQKLLFQHPTLLGLPKLGSAEAVGAVGSLVHMGMSAEASAFMAVAAAGLRTQHAEGDEDSSSGASVVAIDNKIEQAMDLVKSHLMYAVREEVEVLKEQIKELMERNTQLEQENNLLKNLASPEQMAQFQAQVQTGGSPTGNSQPPVPGSVGTTQALPPTQNSGTSA; from the exons ATGCATCATCAGGACTTTCCTGGCGATCCGCCCGGCACCGGGACTAGGAAACCCGCTTTCCACTACCGAAGGGGCAGCAGTGGTGCGTCTGCCTCCTCCTCAGCAGccggtggaggtggaggtggaggagctaACGTGGTGGACGACACTTCAACCCAGGCTGGGTCCTCTTCTCCGGgactccaccaccaccagcagcagcagcaccaggcTCAATCCCAAGTGTCTGGAGCTCAGGTGAAGAAGAAAAGTGGCTTCCAGATAACGAGTGTCACCTCGGCTCAGATTAACGTGAGTGGCAACAACAGTTTAGCTGATGACACTGAGAGCTACGATGATATGGATGAGTCACACACTGAAGACCTCTCTTCCTCTGAGATGCTGGATGTTTCTGTGTCCAGGGCCACAGACACTGGTTTGCCAGAGAGAAGCTCCTCCGATGAGACCTTAAACAGTCTTCATGGGGTTGACACACCCGGCATTGTGTCCCCCAACGAGCCTATTCATCCTCATTCAATCCCCCACGGCTCCCAGCAGCATGCCTCCATGGTAAACGGGACCGTGCATCAATACTTTTCCCAGCAGCACAGCCAGCCCCACCATCATCACTCTGACAGCTTGGGAGGAGGTGAGCCTCCATTGCCAGCTCTCCCTGTCGCTCCCTTGGCTAGCTCCAGCCCAGCTATGGCTTCCAAAGCTGGGACTAGTCAGTCAACCCAGTCACCAGCTAATGTTGGTGGGGCAGCCACTGATCTACAAGGTGGTGTGAACATTTCTAATGTGTCTGCTGTCCCTGCTTTTCCTCCCTCTGGGCCACCAGGGTTTGACAATACAAGTGTGAGTGGGCAAGTAGCTCCTGCAGGAACAGGTCAGCCTGCTGCCGCTGCCCCCAGCACTCAACCCCAGCACACCCAAACTCAGACAGCCACCGGCTCTCGTTTCAGGGTGGTAAAACTAGACACTAACTCTGAGCCTTTCCGCAAAGGAAGATGGACGTGTACAGAGTTTTATGAAAAGGAAGTTCCACCTGCAACTACATCAGAGGCTCCAAAAGTTGCAGAGGTTGCTGCAGAGACTGAGGCAGGTAACACTGGTATTAGTCCAGGACCACCTGCTGTGCAACCACCTCACACGCTGCAGCCCTATCAGCTGCCAAGCCAGGACTTCACTAGTCCACAGGCCATGCAGAGCCCACCACAGGCACTAGCACAAACCACCCCGCTCACCTATGTGTCACCGCaggaggtggtgggtggagctcACGTTCAGAAACCAGTTGCTCCTGTCACTGTCCCTCCTGTAACGCCACAGGTGACAGCACAGGCCGGTGTGAATCAGCCACTCCCTGTGATGCCCCAGCAGTTACCCTATGTTGGGCAACCCCAGGGAGGCTACCCTGCACCTCAGCTCCATACAGGGGTAGTGGCCCAGGGTAGCATCCGGCAGCCAGACTTTATCCAGCCCACTGCTCCATTCCAGACGCAGGTCCAGCCTCCGCTGCCGCACGTTACAACGGGGATCGCTATACCTCCAGGTCCCGGGGTCACAGCGCAGCCACCCCTTCAAGGTCAGGTGGTTCCATCTGCTTTGACGTTTCCTCAACAGACCCTGCCAGCTCAGCCCCAACAACATCACCCACAGCCCCAAGCCCAGCCCCCATCCACTGCCCCAGTCCCAGGACCACCCAGCCACACGACCCCATACATGCCTCTGACTGCACTACAAGCTGACCTCCAGCCCATCCTCACCCCAGGCGCGACCCTCACCCAGGGTGTCGGAATGAGCTCCCTAAAAACCTCTCACCTGGAGGACGCCCAAAAGCTTCTGTTCCAGCACCCAACCCTGCTGGGTCTGCCCAAACTGGGTTCTGCTGAGGCCGTTGGCGCTGTGGGAAGCCTGGTGCACATGGGGATGTCAGCTGAGGCCAGCGCCTTCATGGCTGTGGCTGCTGCAGGCCTCAGGACTCAGCATGCTGAAGGAGacgaggacag cTCCTCTGGTGCAAGTGTGGTGGCCATTGATAACAAGATTGAGCAAGCAATG GACCTGGTGAAGAGTCACCTCATGTACGCCGTGCgcgaggaggtggaggtgttgAAAGAGCAGATCAAAGAGCTGATGGAGCGCAACACTCAACTGGAGCAGGAGAACAACCTGCTCAAGAACCTGGCCAGCCCTGAGCAGATGGCTCAGTTCCAGGCTCAGGTCCAGACCGGCGGCTCCCCAACCGGCAACTCCCAGCCTCCGGTCCCGGGCTCGGTGGGAACAACACAAGCCCTCCCCCCTACACAGAACTCCGGCACATCAGCGTAA